The window ACGGGATGAACGGCTGGGCGTCGATATACGAGGCCCACGAGGTCACCGAGTACGACGGTCCCGGAACGCTGCTGCAGTATCAGCGTCCCTCCAGCGGCTGTCTGGGGTACCTGCTGTACGACGGCGGTGAGGCCGCTATTGTCGACCCCCTCCGGGCGTTCACCGACCGCTACCTCGCCGACGCCGACGACCTCGGCGTCGAGCTGACGTACGCGTTCGACACCCACGTCCACGCCGACCACATCTCGGGACTCCGCGACCTCGCAGACGAGGGCGTCGAGGCAGTATTGCCCGCGCCCGCCGCCGACCGCGGCGTCACGTACACCGACGCGGTGACGCTGACCGAAGACGGCGACGAGTTCGCGATCGGCGACGCCACCGTGGAGACGGTGTTCACGCCGGGCCACACGACCGGGATGACCTCCTACCTGCTCGGCGACAGCCTGCTCGCGACGGGCGACGGCCTATTCACGGAGAGCGTCGCCCGCCCCGACCTAGAGGAGGGTGACGACGGCGCGCCCGACGCGGCTCGCACGCTGTACGACTCGCTGCAAGAGCGCGTGCTCACGCTCGACGACGACGTACTGATCGGCGGCGCACACTTCAGCGACGCGGCCGAGCCCGCGGCCGACGGCACGTACACCGCACCGATCGGCGAGCTCCGAGAGCGGATGGACGCGCTCTCGGCCGAGAAAGACGAGTTCGTGGACATCGTCCTCGCGGACATGCCGCCGCGGCCGGCCAACTACGAGGACATCATCGCGACGAACCTCGGCCAGAACGCGGTCGACGACGACGAGGCGTT is drawn from Halorubrum sp. BV1 and contains these coding sequences:
- a CDS encoding MBL fold metallo-hydrolase, giving the protein MDPDEMDFPTPDADVDSIAPETLKARIDDGESVTLLDARMSSDYEEWRIDGENVESINVPYFHFLDEEIDDDVLDQVPDDEHVTVLCAKGGASEYVAGALADRGYDVDHLEDGMNGWASIYEAHEVTEYDGPGTLLQYQRPSSGCLGYLLYDGGEAAIVDPLRAFTDRYLADADDLGVELTYAFDTHVHADHISGLRDLADEGVEAVLPAPAADRGVTYTDAVTLTEDGDEFAIGDATVETVFTPGHTTGMTSYLLGDSLLATGDGLFTESVARPDLEEGDDGAPDAARTLYDSLQERVLTLDDDVLIGGAHFSDAAEPAADGTYTAPIGELRERMDALSAEKDEFVDIVLADMPPRPANYEDIIATNLGQNAVDDDEAFTLELGPNNCAASQDALTSDD